TGCCGGCGCGCGCTCGCGGGCCTGCGGTGGAACAGGCCGGCGCACCGCCTCCGCTTTATCTCCGGCTCCAGGTTTTTCGCAACTAGGCTCACCCCGGTGAGTGCTGGGCGTGCCGTCCGCGGCACGCCGTCTCGTCAACCGTGGTGGAGCCATCATGTTCACGCATTTCCTGATTTTTCCGGCCAGGTATTGGCTGTTCCTTCTCTCCTTCATCGCGCTGGTACCGGTCAGCCATGCCCTTTCTTTCGAAGAGGCGTTGCGTCTCGCGCAGGCGAGGGCACCCCAGGTGAGGGCCGCGGAGGACAGGCTAGCTGCCGCACGTGCAGTGGAGAAGGCGGCGGCTGCGTTGCCCGATCCGAAACTCGTCCTGGGCTTGGACAACGTTCCGGTGGACGGTCCCGACGCGTACAGCCTCAGCCGCGACTTCATGACCATGCGACGCATCGCGTTGATGCAGGATGTTCCCAACCAGGCCAAACGCGAGGCGCGCGTCGCCGCGGCGCGTGGCCAGGTGGCCGTGGCCGAGCTCGAGGCCGAGGTGGCCCGGCTGACCGTGTTGCGCGAAGCCGCGGTGGCCTGGATCGCCCGCCATACCGTGGAGCGCCAGTTGGCGCGCATCGATGCGCTTTCCGAGGAAAACCGCCTCTTCGAAGCCGCGGTGCGTGCCCGGGTGGCAGCCGGGAGTGCTGCGCCGACTGAAGTGGTGGCGCCGCGCCAGGAAGCGGCGCTGATCGCGGAACGTCGTGATGAATTGCTGGCACGCCGCAGCCAGGCCATCGCCGCCCTCCGGCGCTGGATCGGCCCGGCGGCGGACGAACCGCTGACGGGGCCGGCGCCGGATTGGCCGTTGGCGCCGGAGTTGCTGATGCACCGTCTGCACCGGCATCCGGAACTGCGTGTTTTCGATGCGCGCTCCCGGGTCATGGATGCCGAGGTGGCAGCAGCGCAAGCCGAAAAAAGGCCGGACTGGTCGCTGGAACTCGCCTACCAGCAGCGCGGGCCGCAGTTCAGCAACATGGCCTCCGTGCAGCTCCGCTTCGATCTGCCCCTGTTTCCGGGCGCGCGTCAGGATCCGAGGATCGCTGCCAGGCAGGCTGAACGTGCGGCCCTGGATGCGGAACGTGACGCTGTCTTTCGCGAACACAGGGCAGCGCTGGAAGCCGACCTGGCCGATTATCTGCGGCTCAGTCAGGCGCTCAGGCGGCAGCGCGAGGTGCTGCTTCCCTTGGCGGAGGAGAAAGTCGCCCTGGCGCTGGCAGCGTGGCGCGGCAACCGGGCAAGCCTTGCGGACCTGATCGCAGCGCGACGGGAGCGCATCGAAGCCGAGCTGCGCGCCATTGCGCTGGAAGGCGAGCGACTTCAGCTCGCGGCGCGGCTGCGCTATGCCTATGCCGAGGACACAGGAGAACAAAAATGAGGCCGCTGAACAAAATCCTTGCGCTGCTGCTCATCGCTGCGGGCCTGCTGGCCCTGGGCGCCCTCGCGGGCGGCTGGTGGGTGCGTCACACCGGCGAACGCAAGCCGGCCACACAGGGCGCTGGCCCACAGCCCGGGGGCGAACGCCGGGTGCTGTACTGGTACGACCCGATGTTCCCCCAACATCATTTTGACCGGCCAGGCAAATCGCCTTTCATGGACATGGAGCTGGTACCGAAATATGCCGACGAAGGGGAAGGGTCCGTCGGCGTGAAGATCGACCCGTCCCTCACCCAGAATCTGGGGATACGTCTGGCGACAGTGAAACGTCTTCCGCTGGCGAGCGAAATTCACGCGGCCGGGCTCGTCGGATTCAATGAACGTGCCGTGGCGGTGGTGCAAACCCGGGTCGCCGGTTTCGTCGAACGTGTCTGGCCGCTCGCCCCGGGGGATGTGGTGCGCGCGGGACAGCCGCTGGCGGAGCTCTTGGTGCCGGAATGGGCGGCCGCCCAACATGAGTGGCTTGCCATCCGTTCCAGCGGGGATGCGGGTCTTGCCGCCGCCGCACGCGAGCGCCTGCGCCTGTTGGGCATGCCGGAGCGCATGATTGAGACGCTGGAGCAGAGCGGCGTGGTCCAGTCCCGATACACGGTCACCGCGCCCATCGACGGCGTGCTCCAGGCGCTCGACGTGCGCACCGGCATGACGCTGATGGCAGGGCAGACACTGGCGCGTATCAATGGACTGGCCACGGTGTGGGTGGAGGCGGCCGTGCCGGAGGCCGTGGGGGCTTCTGTCGCGGTGGGCAATCGGGTGCAGGTGACGGTGGCCGGCGTGGCAGTCCCCCTCGAAGGGCACATCACCCACATCGTGCCGGTGCTGAACGAAGCCACACGCACTTTGCGGGTGCGCATCGAACTGCCGAACCGGGACGGGCGTTTGCGGCCTGGCATGTCGGCCCGGGTCACCCTCCGCAACGAGTCGGCGCAGACGGCACCCGCCGTTCCCACCGAGGCCATCATCCGTACGGGCCAACGCACGCTGGTGATGCGGGCGGAAGAGGATGGACGTTACACGCCGGTGGAGGTGTCGGTCGGTGAGGAAATCGGCGACTGGACGGTCATCACCGCCGGCCTTGAGGAAGGTCAGAGAATTGTGGCCAGTGGCCAGTTCCTGATCGACTCGGAAGCCAAGTTGAGCGGTGTGATCGCGCAACCGGCCAGGGGAGAGGCGGCCTTGCATGCGGCAGAAGCCACGATCGATGACATTGCCGGCGGGGAAATCACGCTCACCCATGGGCCCTTCCAGACTCTTGGCATGCCGGGCATGACCATGAGCTTCGCCCTGGCGCGGCCGGATGTCGCGCGCGGGTTTGCGCGAGGCGATCGGGTCAGGGTGTTCGTGCGGCAAACAGCCGATGGCCTGGTGGTCGAGCGGCTGGAGAAAATGGGAGGCAAACCATGATTGCGCGCCTGATCCGCTGGTCGGTCGCCAATCGCTTCCTGGTGCTATTAGGCACGCTGTTTCTTGCCGCGGCTGGCCTCTGGTCGGTCATAACGACGCCGGTGGATGCGCTGCCGGACCTGTCGGATGTGCAGGTCATCATCCGCACCAGCTATCCGGGACAGGCGCCACAGATCGTCGAGAACCAGGTCACTTATCCGCTCAGCGCCACCATGCTCTCGGTGCCGGGCGCCAAGACGGTGCGCGGCTTCTCCTTTTTTGGCGACAGCTTCGTCTATGTGCTGTTCGAGGACGGCACCGATCTCTACTGGGCGCGGTCGCGGGTGCTGGAGTACCTCAATCAAATCCAGGCACGACTGCCGGCCACGGCGCGCACCAGTCTGGGCCCGGATGCCACCGGCGTCGGTTGGATCTACGAGTACGCGGTGGTGGACAGGACCGGTCGGCATGATCTGTCGCAACTGCGGGCGCTGCAGGACTGGTTTCTGAAATTCGAATTGAAGACCCTGCCCAACGTGGCGGAGGTGGCCACGGTGGGCGGTATGGTCAGGCAGTATCAGGTCGTGCTCGATCCGGTGAAACTGGCCGCGCTTGGCATCACCCAGGCCGAGGTGAAGGACGCCATCGGCAAGGCGAATCAGGAGAGTGGCGGATCCGTCTTGACCCTCGGCGAAGCCGAACTGATGGTACGCGCCAGCGGGTACCTGAAATCGGCGGCCGACTTCCGGGCCATTCCGCTCAAGCTGGTGAACGGTGTGCCCGTTGTCCTCGGCGACGTGGCGACCATTCAGCTGGGGCCGGAGATGCGGCGTGGCATCGCCGAGCTCAATGGCGAGGGCGAAACCGTCGGCGGGGTGGTCATTCTGCGCAGCGGCAAGAACGCCCGCGAAACCCTTGCGGCGGTCCATGCGAAGCTGGAACAGCTCAAGGCCAGCCTGCCCCAGGGCGTGGAGATCGTCACCACCTACGACCGCAGCAAGCTGATCGACCGCGCGGTGGAAAACCTCACCCATAAACTCATCGAAGAGTTCATCGTCGTCGCACTGGTATGCGCCTTGTTCCTGTGGCATGTGCGGTCGTCGCTGGTGGCCATCATCTCGTTGCCGCTGGGCGTGTTGACCGCCTTCCTCGTCATGCGCTACCAGGGGGTGAACGCGAACATCATGTCGCTGGGCGGCATTGCGATCGCCATCGGGGCGATGGTGGATGCGGCCATCGTCATGATCGAGAACGCCCACAAGAAAATCGAGGCCTGGCAGCATGCGCATCCCGGCGAGACGCTCAAGGGGGAGGCGCACTGGGAAGTGATGACCGAAGCGGCGGTGGAAGTGGGGCCCGCGCTGTTCTTCTCGCTGCTGGTCATCACCATCTCGTTCGTGCCGGTGTTCATGCTGGAAGCGCAGGAGGGCCGCCTGTTCGGCCCGCTCGCGTTCACCAAGACCTATTCCATGGCCGCGGCGGCCGGTCTGTCGGTGACGCTGATCCCCGTGCTGATGGGCTACTGGATACGTGGCAGGATCCCCGCAGAGGCGAACAACCCCATCAATCGCTGGCTCATCGGCGCCTACCGGCCACTGCTGGAGGCGGTGCTGGCGCGGCCGAAGACGACCCTCACGGCGGCGGGCCTGCTGTTTCTCACGGCAGCCTGGCCGATCAGCCGTCTGGGCGGCGAATTTCTGCCGCCGCTGGACGAAGGCGATCTGCTCTACATGCCGTCGGCGCTGCCCGGGCTGTCGGCACAGAAGGCCGCCGAGTTGCTGCAGCAGACGGACCGCCTGATCAAGACGGTGCCCGAGGTGGCCAGCGTGTTCGGCAAGGCCGGCCGCGCCGAAACCGCCACCGACCCGGCGCCGCTGGAGATGTTCGAGACCACCATCCAGTTCAAGCCCCGTGAACAGTGGCGGCCCGGGATGACGCCGGAGAAACTCGTGGAGGAACTGGATCGGGTCGTCAGGGTGCCGGGGCTCGCCAATATCTGGATTCCGCCCATCCGCAACCGCATCGACATGCTGGCCACCGGGATCAAGAGTCCCATCGGCGTCAAGATTTCCGGCGGCGACCTGGCCGCCATCGACCGCATCGCCCAGCAAGTGGAGACCGTCGCCAGGAAGGTGCCGGGCGTCTCGTCCGCTCTGGCCGAACGGCTCACCGGCGGTCGCTATGTCGATATCGATATCGATCGCGCTGCGGCCGCCCGCTATGGACTCAATATCGCCGATGTGCAAGCGGTCGTGTCCGGCCTCGTCGGCGGCGAAAACATCGGCGAGACGGTGGAAGGCCGGGCACGCTACCCCATCAACCTGCGTTACCCGCGCGAATGGCGCGACACTGTCGGGCGGCTGACACAATTACCCATCGTCACGCCCCTCGGCAGCCAGATCACCTTAGGGATGGTGGCCCGCATCACGGTGGTGGACGGCCCGCCCATGCTGAAAAGCGAAAACGCGCGCCCGTCGGGCTGGGTGTATGTGGATGTGCGTGGTCGCGACCTGGCTTCGGTGGTGGCGGATCTGCGCGCCGCGGTCGCGCGCGAGGTCAAGCTCGAACCCGGCATGAGCCTGGCCTACTCGGGGCAGTTCGAGTTTTTGCAGCGCGCCAATGCCCGTCTGAAGGTCGTCGTGCCGGCCACGCTGCTGATTATCTTCGTGCTCCTGTATCTCACCTTCCGGCGCCTTGACGAAGCCCTGCTCATCATGGCCACGCTGCCCTTTGCGCTCACCGGAGGAGTGTGGTTCCTGTACCTGCTCGGCTACAACCTCTCGGTCGCCACCGGTGTCGGTTTCATCGCGCTCGCAGGGGTTGCTGCCGAGTTCGGCGTGATCATGCTGCTCTACCTCAAACACGCTTGGCAGAAGCGCGTCGAAGCCGGCCTGCAAACCGAAACCGCACTCCTGGAGGCCATCCGCGAAGGCGCCGTGCTGCGGGTGCGTCCGAAGGCCATGACGGTGGCCGTGATCATCGCCGGCCTGCTGCCGATCCTGGTGGACAGCGGCACCGGCAGCGAGATCATGAGTCGCATCGCCGCGCCCATGGTGGGCGGGATGGTGACTGCGCCGCTGATGTCGCTGCTGGTGATTCCTGCGGCGTATCAGCTGATGCGGCGGCGCGCTTCGCGGGGAACGGCGGACGGCTCGCCCGTCTTTACGCGTTGTGCGATGTGCGCCAGGGCCTGTTCCACCTGATCCACCAGGATCAGACAAAGGTCACCCGGCTCAAGACGGTCGAGGGCGGTATCGATGGCGGCGAACTCGCCACGGATTTCGCTGATGTTGTCGGTGCGCCCCGTTCTGGCCAGCCCCTCGCGCAGGAGGGCGAAGGTTTCCCCCGGTTGGCGGCCGCGCAGGCAGGCATCCTCAAAGAGGAGGATGTCGTCGAAGGCGCGGCCGATCACTTCTGCCTGCTGCCGGATGTCCTCGTCACGCCGGTCACCGGCCACGCTGATGACGATGCTGCGCCGGCGTGCGGGCATGGCCATCACCGCCTGCACCAGCGCCTGCAGGGCATCGGCGTTGTGGCCGTAGTCGGCAATGACGGTGGCACCGCGGTGGTCAAAGATATTGAAACGGCCGGGAACGGTCGCCGCATCGGAAGTGAAGCTGGCAAGCCCGCGCCGGATGACCTCCCAGGAAAGACCAAGGGCCCACGCGGCGCCGATGGCGGCCATGGCGTTTTCCACCTGGAAGCCGATGCGGCCGTTGTGCGTTAAGGGGATCCCGGCAAGGGGGAGGCGCAGTTCGAAATCGCCCTCGACGACGACGATATCCTCCCCTTCGCGGAACACCAGGCGTTTGCCCTGCGCCCGTTGCGCAGCGGCGACAGGGTGGTGCATGTCCTGGGCGAAAAAGGTGACGCTGCCGGGGCAGTGGCTGGCCATCGCGGCCACACGGGGATCGCAGGCATTGAGCACCGCCACCCCGTCCGGGGAGACGTTCTGCACCACTACCCGTTTGACCACGGCCAGCTCATCGGCGTTGGTGATGAAGTTCATGCCCAGATGGTCTCCGCTGCCCACGTTGGTGACCACGGCCACCTTGCAGCGATCGAATCCCAGTCCTTCCCGTAAAAGCCCCCCACGCGCGGTCTCCAGCACGGCTGCATCCACGTCGGGATGCATCAGCACATTGCGCGCGCTCTTGGGCCCGCTGCAGTCCCCGCTGTCGATCTGCTGGCCGTTGACGAACACGCCATCGGTGAGGGTCATGCCCACGCGGAAGCCGGCCGTGGCGAGCAGATGGGCGATGAGGCGGGTGGTGGTGGTTTTGCCATTGGTGCCGGTGACCGCCACCAAGGGGATGCGCCCGTCTTCACCCGGCGGGAACATCCAGTTGATGATGGCTTCGCCCACCGGCCGGGGTTTGCCGAAGGAGGGGGCAAGGTGCATGCGCAGCCCCGGCGCGGCATTGACCTCGACGATGCCGCCGCCCTGTTCCTCCAGCGGTTTCATCACCGTCTCGCAGACCACGTCCACCCCGCAGATGTCGAGCCCCACCATCTGTGCCGCCTCCACCGCGCGGGCGGCCACTTCCGGATGCACATCGTCGGTGACATCGGTGGCGGTGCCGCCGGTGGAAAGGTTGGCATTGTTGCGCAGCAGTACCCGACGGCCCTTTTCCGGCACGTCGTCCAATGTCAGGCCCTGCAGGGCGAGCTGGGCGAAGGCGATGTCATCCAGCCGGATTTTGGTGAGCAGGGTGGCGTGTCCTTCGCCGCGTCGCGGGTCGGCATTCACCAAAGCCACGAGCTCACGCACGGTGTGCACGCCATCGCCGATGACATGGGGTGGTTCCCGGCGCGCGGCGGCCACCAGGTGATGGCCCACCACCAGCAGCCGGTGGTCGTGACCGGGAATGAAGCGCTCCACCATCACTTCATCGCCATATTGGGCCGCCGCGGCAAAGGCGCGCAGAAATTGTTCGCGGTCGGTGACATTGACCGTGACGCCTTTGCCCTGATTGCCATCCCGTGGCTTGACCACCACCGGCAGCCCGATGGACAGCGCCACCTGCCAGCCGGTCTCGGCATCCCGCACCGGCCGGCCGGCGGGCACAGGCACCCCCGCCGCTTCCAGGAGCATCTT
The DNA window shown above is from Burkholderiales bacterium and carries:
- a CDS encoding TolC family protein; its protein translation is MLGVPSAARRLVNRGGAIMFTHFLIFPARYWLFLLSFIALVPVSHALSFEEALRLAQARAPQVRAAEDRLAAARAVEKAAAALPDPKLVLGLDNVPVDGPDAYSLSRDFMTMRRIALMQDVPNQAKREARVAAARGQVAVAELEAEVARLTVLREAAVAWIARHTVERQLARIDALSEENRLFEAAVRARVAAGSAAPTEVVAPRQEAALIAERRDELLARRSQAIAALRRWIGPAADEPLTGPAPDWPLAPELLMHRLHRHPELRVFDARSRVMDAEVAAAQAEKRPDWSLELAYQQRGPQFSNMASVQLRFDLPLFPGARQDPRIAARQAERAALDAERDAVFREHRAALEADLADYLRLSQALRRQREVLLPLAEEKVALALAAWRGNRASLADLIAARRERIEAELRAIALEGERLQLAARLRYAYAEDTGEQK
- a CDS encoding efflux RND transporter periplasmic adaptor subunit, yielding MRPLNKILALLLIAAGLLALGALAGGWWVRHTGERKPATQGAGPQPGGERRVLYWYDPMFPQHHFDRPGKSPFMDMELVPKYADEGEGSVGVKIDPSLTQNLGIRLATVKRLPLASEIHAAGLVGFNERAVAVVQTRVAGFVERVWPLAPGDVVRAGQPLAELLVPEWAAAQHEWLAIRSSGDAGLAAAARERLRLLGMPERMIETLEQSGVVQSRYTVTAPIDGVLQALDVRTGMTLMAGQTLARINGLATVWVEAAVPEAVGASVAVGNRVQVTVAGVAVPLEGHITHIVPVLNEATRTLRVRIELPNRDGRLRPGMSARVTLRNESAQTAPAVPTEAIIRTGQRTLVMRAEEDGRYTPVEVSVGEEIGDWTVITAGLEEGQRIVASGQFLIDSEAKLSGVIAQPARGEAALHAAEATIDDIAGGEITLTHGPFQTLGMPGMTMSFALARPDVARGFARGDRVRVFVRQTADGLVVERLEKMGGKP
- a CDS encoding efflux RND transporter permease subunit — protein: MIARLIRWSVANRFLVLLGTLFLAAAGLWSVITTPVDALPDLSDVQVIIRTSYPGQAPQIVENQVTYPLSATMLSVPGAKTVRGFSFFGDSFVYVLFEDGTDLYWARSRVLEYLNQIQARLPATARTSLGPDATGVGWIYEYAVVDRTGRHDLSQLRALQDWFLKFELKTLPNVAEVATVGGMVRQYQVVLDPVKLAALGITQAEVKDAIGKANQESGGSVLTLGEAELMVRASGYLKSAADFRAIPLKLVNGVPVVLGDVATIQLGPEMRRGIAELNGEGETVGGVVILRSGKNARETLAAVHAKLEQLKASLPQGVEIVTTYDRSKLIDRAVENLTHKLIEEFIVVALVCALFLWHVRSSLVAIISLPLGVLTAFLVMRYQGVNANIMSLGGIAIAIGAMVDAAIVMIENAHKKIEAWQHAHPGETLKGEAHWEVMTEAAVEVGPALFFSLLVITISFVPVFMLEAQEGRLFGPLAFTKTYSMAAAAGLSVTLIPVLMGYWIRGRIPAEANNPINRWLIGAYRPLLEAVLARPKTTLTAAGLLFLTAAWPISRLGGEFLPPLDEGDLLYMPSALPGLSAQKAAELLQQTDRLIKTVPEVASVFGKAGRAETATDPAPLEMFETTIQFKPREQWRPGMTPEKLVEELDRVVRVPGLANIWIPPIRNRIDMLATGIKSPIGVKISGGDLAAIDRIAQQVETVARKVPGVSSALAERLTGGRYVDIDIDRAAAARYGLNIADVQAVVSGLVGGENIGETVEGRARYPINLRYPREWRDTVGRLTQLPIVTPLGSQITLGMVARITVVDGPPMLKSENARPSGWVYVDVRGRDLASVVADLRAAVAREVKLEPGMSLAYSGQFEFLQRANARLKVVVPATLLIIFVLLYLTFRRLDEALLIMATLPFALTGGVWFLYLLGYNLSVATGVGFIALAGVAAEFGVIMLLYLKHAWQKRVEAGLQTETALLEAIREGAVLRVRPKAMTVAVIIAGLLPILVDSGTGSEIMSRIAAPMVGGMVTAPLMSLLVIPAAYQLMRRRASRGTADGSPVFTRCAMCARACST
- the cphA gene encoding cyanophycin synthetase — protein: MEIERVRALRGPNVWSRHTSIEALVFCPPQERNINHLPGFESRLRARFPDIGPMHPIGFEGEVSLAHALGFAALALQAQAGCPVSFCHTAVTPEAGRYQVVFEYTEEGVGRLALELAETLLRAAHADTPFDLAAALHRLRELDEDVRLGPSTGAIVQAAVARGIPYRRLTEGSLVQFGWGSKQRRIQAAETDWSSAIAEDIAKDKDLTKMLLEAAGVPVPAGRPVRDAETGWQVALSIGLPVVVKPRDGNQGKGVTVNVTDREQFLRAFAAAAQYGDEVMVERFIPGHDHRLLVVGHHLVAAARREPPHVIGDGVHTVRELVALVNADPRRGEGHATLLTKIRLDDIAFAQLALQGLTLDDVPEKGRRVLLRNNANLSTGGTATDVTDDVHPEVAARAVEAAQMVGLDICGVDVVCETVMKPLEEQGGGIVEVNAAPGLRMHLAPSFGKPRPVGEAIINWMFPPGEDGRIPLVAVTGTNGKTTTTRLIAHLLATAGFRVGMTLTDGVFVNGQQIDSGDCSGPKSARNVLMHPDVDAAVLETARGGLLREGLGFDRCKVAVVTNVGSGDHLGMNFITNADELAVVKRVVVQNVSPDGVAVLNACDPRVAAMASHCPGSVTFFAQDMHHPVAAAQRAQGKRLVFREGEDIVVVEGDFELRLPLAGIPLTHNGRIGFQVENAMAAIGAAWALGLSWEVIRRGLASFTSDAATVPGRFNIFDHRGATVIADYGHNADALQALVQAVMAMPARRRSIVISVAGDRRDEDIRQQAEVIGRAFDDILLFEDACLRGRQPGETFALLREGLARTGRTDNISEIRGEFAAIDTALDRLEPGDLCLILVDQVEQALAHIAQRVKTGEPSAVPREARRRIS